A section of the Babylonia areolata isolate BAREFJ2019XMU chromosome 31, ASM4173473v1, whole genome shotgun sequence genome encodes:
- the LOC143276182 gene encoding histone H1-delta-like, with translation MSDAAPAPAPAKKAAKPRKPAKPAEHPKYNVMIAAAITSLKERGGSSRQAILKYIMANYKVGVEATKINAHLKLALRAGVKAGTLKQAKGTGASGSFRLGEKKVAAAKPKKAKKPKSPKKAAAKKPAAKAKKPAAKKAKSPAKKAAAKKPKSPAKKAAKPKKAAKSPAKKAAKPKKPKTPKKAAAKKPAKK, from the coding sequence ATGTCTGACGCCGCACCAGCCCCTGCTCCTGCCAAGAAGGCTGCCAAGCCCAGGAAACCAGCCAAGCCTGCAGAGCACCCCAAGTACAACGTCATGATCGCCGCCGCCATCACCTCCCTGAAGGAGCGCGGTGGTTCCTCCCGCCAGGCCATCCTCAAGTACATCATGGCCAACTACAAGGTGGGCGTTGAAGCCACCAAGATCAACGCTCATCTGAAACTGGCCCTGAGGGCTGGAGTGAAGGCCGGCACCCTGAAGCAGGCCAAGGGCACTGGAGCTTCTGGCTCTTTCCGTCTGGGAGAGAAAAAGGTGGCTGCTGCCAAGCCCAAGAAAGCTAAGAAGCCCAAGTCTCCCAAGAAGGCCGCTGCCAAGAAGCCCGCTGCCAAGGCCAAGAAACCTGCTGCCAAGAAGGCCAAGTCTCCGGCCAAGAAGGCTGCTGCCAAGAAGCCCAAGTCTCCAGCCAAGAAAGCGGCCAAACCCAAGAAGGCAGCCAAATCTCCagccaagaaggcagccaagcCCAAGAAGCCTAAGACTCCCAA